The DNA region TCCGAGCGCGGGGCGGCCGCGCTGGCCGCCGCGGTGCGGATGATCGGCTCGCCCTACGTCTACGGAGCCACCGGGCCCCGTGCCTTCGACTGTTCCGGTCTGATGTACTACAGCTGGCGGCAGGCCGGAGTGACCCTGCCGCGGACCTCGCAGGCCCAGGCGTACGCCGGGCAGCGGATCAGCCTCTCCGAAGCACGGCCGGGAGACCTGGTGATCTTCTACCGGGACATGCACCACGTCGGGATGTACGCCGGCGGCGGGGTGATGGTGCACGCCCCGTACCCGGGCGCCAAGGTCCGGTACGAGAGCGTCGACGCGATGCCGGTCTCCGGGGTGGTCCGGCTCTGAGCGCGACGTCCTGCGGCCCGGCCGACATATCTCGTTGCGTGCTGTCCCGGCGCGGTGCGCTGCTGCTCGCGGCCGGCGGGCTGGCCCAGCTGTCGCTGCCCCCGGCCGCCCCGGCGGCGCGGCCGGGCGGGCGGACGGACGACCGGCGTGCCGAGGTGACCGAGCTGCTGGCGGCGCGAGCCCGCTCGCTGCCCGCCTGGTCCGGGCTCGCGGGGGCCGAGGCGGGGTACCGCAACCTGGTGCTGCCGCCCGAACGGGAGGCCTCGGCGGCCGGCGGGCCGGAGCGGCTGACCGCGTCCGTCGAGCTGGCGGTGCGGATCGCCGGGTACGACGAGTACCCCGTGGTGTACCCGCGCCGGATCGAGCTGGTCCGGGACCGGGGCGGCTGGCGGGTGGAGCACGAGGAGGGCACCAGCGGGCCCCCGGCGCTGTGGGACCTCGGCCCCGCCCGGACCGCCCCCGGTGCCCGGTGCCTGGTGCTCGGCCTGGCCGACGGGCCCGACCCGGCCGGCCTGGTCGCGGTGGGGGACCAGGCGGTGCCGGCCGTCAGCGCGGTCTGGGGCGGCGGCTGGCCCGGTCGGCTGCTGCTCGAACTGCCCGCCACCGAGGCGCAGTTCGCCCGGCTGCTGGAGGCCGACCCGGCGGGCTGGACGGGCATGGCGGCGGTCACCGTGGCCGCCTCCGGCGCGCCCTGGCACACCCCGGCGGACCGGGTGGTGGTCAACCCCGAGGCGTTCGGGCGGCTCAGCGACTTCGGCCGGCAGGTGGTGGTCACCCACGAGGCCACCCACGTCGCGACCCGGGCCGACACCCGGGCCTGGACCCCGCTGTGGCTCTCCGAGGGCGTCGCCGACTGGACCGCCTACCGCGGATCCGGCCGCCGCCCGCAGCAGATCGCCCCCGAGCTGACCCGGGACGTCGCCGCCGGGAAGCTGCCCACCGCGCTGCCCGCCGACGGGGACTTCGCCGCGGGTGCCGACGGCATCGCCCAGGCCTACGAGCAGGCCTGGCTCGCCTGCGACCTGATCGCCCGCCGGTACGGGACCGAGCGGCTGGTCGCCTTCTACCGGGCGGTCGGCGCGGCCGACGGCCAGGGCGAGGACCGGGAGCACCGCACCGACCGGCTGCTGCGCGGCGAACTGGGCGTCGGACTCGCCGAGTTCACCAGGCTCTGGCTGGCCGAGGTGGAGGCGCTGAAAGCCGGCTAACGCCCGGCCGGGTGGTCGATGCCGTCCAGCAGGTCCTGCTCGTACGCGATGCCCGGGCGCACCGGATAGGCGGAGGCGGCCGGCAGTGCGGCGGGCTCGGACAGCACCACGGTGGGCGGCAGGGGCGCCGCGGCGCGGGTGGAGCGCCAGAGCCGGATGCAGGAGAGCACGGTGGCGGTCAGCAGCAGCAGGTTGCGCAGGCCCAGCACGGTGATCGCCAGCGGCTCGCTGTTCAGGACCTGGGTGAACATGGTCGGGAACTCGAGCAGGGTGAGCGGGCAGGCGACCAGGATCAGCAGCGCCACCGGCCGCTGGCTGGTGCCGCGCACGGTCAGGCAGACCGCCGCCACGCCGATCAGCCAGACCAGGTACTGCGGGCTGATCACCCGGCTGGTCACCACGAAGATCAGCAGCGCGCACAGCGCCGCGTCGTACATGGTGGCCGCGTTGCGGCGGCGGGCGGTGAAGCGCCACATCAGCAGCCAGAGGAAGCCCAGCACGGTGCCGGCCATCATCACCTTGCTGATCACGCTGACCCACGGCCCGAGCATCTCGGGGGAGCCGTAGTTCATGGTGACCCTGCCGTTCCAGCCCCCGGCCAGCCGGGCCAGGTGCAGCGGCAGGGCGCCGACCGACTCGACCTCGATCCCGCGGTCCTTCTGGAAGGCCAGGAAGCCGAAGGCGCCGTTCATCCCGGCCGCGAGCAGGAAGCCCACCGAGACGGCGGTGGCCGCCGCCAGCGTCCAGGAACGGCGGGTGCGGCGGCCGGACGGGGTGCCGATCAGGCCGAGCAGCGGCCAGACCTTGACGATGCCGCCGAGGCCCAGCAGCAGCCCGCCGACCGCCGGGCGGCGGATCAGCGCGAGCAGGCCGGCCAGGGCGAGCGCGGTGACCAGGAGGTCGAAGCGGTTGTAGATCATCGGGCCGAGCAGCGGCACGCCGACCACCCACATCCAGGCGCCGGTCAGCGCCCGGCCCCGGCGCAGGCCGGTGCGGATAAGCAGCGCGGCCGCGGCGGCGTCGGCGATGCCGCAGATCACCCAGAACGAGGTCAGGTACGACCAGGGCAGCAGGCCCGGCAGCAGGATCACCAGGGCGGCGCCCGGCGGGTACTGCCAGGTCACGTCGTCGAACGGGAAGGTGCCGGTCTGCAGCACGCCGTACCAGGCGTGGTAGATCATCCAGACGTCGGCCGTGACGTCGCCGCCGGGCGACTTCAGCACGCCGGTCATCAGCAGCACCAGCACGGTGCGGGTGGCCACCCAGACCGCGACGAGGGCGGCCAGCGCCCCGAGCGGGCGGCCGAGGCGGCCGCGCGAAGAACCGGACTCGGTGGCCGGGGCCAACTCCACTGCGCTCCCTCGTTCGTCTCGACGTCCTCACCGGAGGCGTCGTACTGACGGACGCCCGGGCCGCCGCATCGCGGCCTAGGTACTAGGACTGACCCGGGGGTCAAACGGTTGCCGTACGCGGTTCCGTTCCCGGCGGGTCATGGTGTTGACCTATCGTACGGATCACCCAGCGGTACACCGAGCACCCCCCGACCGAGCGAGCCGTGGCCTGATGCACAGAACCTTGATCGTCACCAATGACTTCCCGCCCCGCCCGGGAGGCATCCAGGCCTTCGTGCACAACATGGCCGTCCGTCAGCCGGCCGGGAGCATCGTGGTGTACGCCTCGACCTGGCGGGACGGCACCGAGGTGCGGCGCTTCGACGCCGAGCAGCCGTTCCCGGTGATCCGGGACCGCACGAAGGTGATGGTTCCCACACCCCGGGTCACCCGGCGGGCCGCCGAGATCCTGCGCGCGGAGAAGTGCGACTCGGTCTGGTTCGGCGCCGCGGCCCCGCTCGGCCTGATGGCGCCGACGCTGCGCCGGGCCGGGGCCGGGCGGTTGCTCGGCATGACCCACGGGCACGAGGCCGCCTGGGCCCAGCTGCCGGGCTCCCGGCAGCTGCTGCGGCGGATCGGCGCGGGCACCGACGTGCTGACGTACCTGGGCGAGTACACCCGCTCGCGGATCGCCGCCGCGGTCGGGCCGCGGGCCGCGGCCCGGATGGTGCAGCTGCCGCCGGGTGTGGACGAGTCGACCTTCCACTCCGGCTCCGGGGGCGCCGAGGTGCGCCGACGGCTGGGGCTGGCGGACCGGCCGGTGGTGGTGTGCGTCTCCCGGCTGGTGCCGCGCAAGGGGCAGGACACCCTGATCGAGGCGATGCCGCAGATCCTGGCGGACGTGCCGGACGCGGTGCTGCTGATCGTCGGAGGCGGGCCGTACCGGGCGGAGCTGGAGAAGCTGGCGGACGCCAAGGGCGTACGGGCCTCGGTGCGGTTCACCGGCTCGGTGCCCTGGGAGGAACTGCCCGCCCACTACGGGGCCGGGGACGTCTTCGCGATGCCCTGCCGGACCCGCCGCGGGGGGCTGGACGTGGAGGGGCTGGGGATCGTCTACCTGGAGGCCTCGGCGACCGGCCTGCCGGTGGTCGCGGGGGACTCCGGCGGGGCGCCGGACGCGGTGCTGGAGGGCGAGACCGGATACGTGGTGCCCGGCGGCTCGGCCGCGGCGGCCGCGGAGCGGATCGTCCGGCTGCTGCGGGACGAGGAGCTGCGGCGGCGGATGGGCGAGGCCGGGCGGCGCTGGGTGGAGCGCTCCTGGCGCTGGGACCTGCTGGCCGGGCGGCTGACCTCGCTGCTGGCGGCCTGACGCGCGGACGGGCCCCGCCTCTTCCTGCGGGAGGAGGCGGGGCCCGTCCGTGTGCTGCTACTTCTTGTACAGCGCCTCGATCTCGGCGGCGTAGTCCTTC from Kitasatospora cathayae includes:
- a CDS encoding glycosyltransferase family 4 protein, whose amino-acid sequence is MHRTLIVTNDFPPRPGGIQAFVHNMAVRQPAGSIVVYASTWRDGTEVRRFDAEQPFPVIRDRTKVMVPTPRVTRRAAEILRAEKCDSVWFGAAAPLGLMAPTLRRAGAGRLLGMTHGHEAAWAQLPGSRQLLRRIGAGTDVLTYLGEYTRSRIAAAVGPRAAARMVQLPPGVDESTFHSGSGGAEVRRRLGLADRPVVVCVSRLVPRKGQDTLIEAMPQILADVPDAVLLIVGGGPYRAELEKLADAKGVRASVRFTGSVPWEELPAHYGAGDVFAMPCRTRRGGLDVEGLGIVYLEASATGLPVVAGDSGGAPDAVLEGETGYVVPGGSAAAAAERIVRLLRDEELRRRMGEAGRRWVERSWRWDLLAGRLTSLLAA
- a CDS encoding glycosyltransferase 87 family protein, with product MELAPATESGSSRGRLGRPLGALAALVAVWVATRTVLVLLMTGVLKSPGGDVTADVWMIYHAWYGVLQTGTFPFDDVTWQYPPGAALVILLPGLLPWSYLTSFWVICGIADAAAAALLIRTGLRRGRALTGAWMWVVGVPLLGPMIYNRFDLLVTALALAGLLALIRRPAVGGLLLGLGGIVKVWPLLGLIGTPSGRRTRRSWTLAAATAVSVGFLLAAGMNGAFGFLAFQKDRGIEVESVGALPLHLARLAGGWNGRVTMNYGSPEMLGPWVSVISKVMMAGTVLGFLWLLMWRFTARRRNAATMYDAALCALLIFVVTSRVISPQYLVWLIGVAAVCLTVRGTSQRPVALLILVACPLTLLEFPTMFTQVLNSEPLAITVLGLRNLLLLTATVLSCIRLWRSTRAAAPLPPTVVLSEPAALPAASAYPVRPGIAYEQDLLDGIDHPAGR